The Thermocrinis ruber genomic sequence GTTGGCACCAAGAGACATGGTCTCAAGGGCTATAGAGTATGAGATAAGGGAAGGTAGGGGTGTAGGAGAGGGCACCTCAGCCTATGTGTATCTGGACCTTAGACACTTAGGAGAGGAAAAGATCAAGGAAAGGCTTCCTCAGGTAAGACAGCTTGCCATAGATTTTGAAGGTGTGGACCCAGTCAAGGACCTAGTGCCCATAAGACCAACCGCCCACTACTGTATGGGTGGTATCCATGTGGTAAATTACAGAACAAGCGGAACCGAGTTGGAGGGACTCTATGCGGTAGGAGAGTGCGCCTGCGTTTCGGTGCACGGTGCCAACCGATTGGGAGGAAATTCCTTAACGGAGATTTTGGTTTTTGGTAAATTCTGCGGTATAGCTGCAAGGGAGTATGCCAAGCAGGTGGATTGGCTACCGCTCACAGAAGGTGAAGAGAGGAGGGCTCAGGAGTTTATAGAGGGGCTTATGAAGAGGGAGGGCACGGAAAAGTTAGCGGAAGTCAGAAAACGCATGGGAGACATCACTTGGGAAAAGGTGGGAATATTTAGGGATGAGAAGTCCCTTAAGTCCGCCTATGAGGAGCTTGGGGAACTTTTAGAGAGATGGGAACGCATTCCAGTGGTGGATAAAAGCAAGGTGTTTAATACCAACCTGGTGGAGCTTTTGGAACTCAGAAACATGTTAGAGCTGGCGAGGGTAGTTGCCTTTTCTGCCCTCCACAGGAAGGAATCAAGGGGAGGACACATGAGGGAAGACTATCCAAACAGGGATGACAAAAACTTCTTAAAACATACTTTGGTCCGAAAGGTGGGAGACCGCCTTGAGCTTGAATACATACCCGTGAACATTGTTAAGTATGAACCTGCCCAGAGGAGTTACTGATGAGGGTTGGAATCCTCGGTGGTGGGCAGTTGGGTTGGATGACCATCTTAGAGGGGAGAAAGCTTGGCTTTGAGTTTTTTGTGGCGGACGATATGCCACACTCTCCAGCCCGCAAAGTGGCAGACCTTTGCTTTGACTACAGTGAAATAGATGAGTTTGTTAAGCTCTGCGATGTTATAACCTATGAGTTTGAGCACATACCGGAGGAGATTTTGGAAAAGACTGCGCCCTTGACCTTTCCCTCCGTGGAGATTTTGAAGCTAAAAAAGAGCAAGGTAGAAGAAAAGCTCTTTCTGAAAAAAAGGGGCTATCCCGTACCTACTTTTACCGTAGCCTTTAAGGAGGATTTAGAACAAAAGGTAGGACTTTTGAACCTTCCCGTGGTGGTGAAGGCGGAGGCTTTGGGGTACGATGGCAAGGGACAGTATTTGATAAAAAGCCTACAGGACCTTCAGAAGGTAAAAGCCAACCATGGAGAAAAGGAGAGGTTCTTGGTAGAAGAGTTTGTGGACTTTGACTTTGAGCTTTCCATAATAGGAGTGCGGAGCCTAAGGGGAGAGGTGCGGCTATATCCACCCACCATAAACTATCACAGAGAAGGTATTCTTTTTTACAACCACACTACCTCTATGGTGTTCCCAGAGGGTGAAGAGATAGTGCGATCTTTGATGGAGGAGCTAAACTTAGTAGGTGTGCTCTGTGTAGAGTTCTTTTACACCAAGAAAGGAAAACTTTTGATAAACGAAATGGCACCCCGGGTGCACAACACCGGACATCACACCTTAGATTCTGCCTACACATCCCAGTTTGAAAACCTGCTCAGGGCAATAACCGGGCTTCCCTTGGGTTCTACAAAGCTAAAGTCTCACGCAGGCATGTTGAACTTGCTCGGAGTTTCCTATGAGGAAATTGACTGGAAAAAAGTTCTTTCTGTGGAGGGCACCAAGCTCTATTGGTACGGCAAAGAAAAAAAGCACAGGAGGAAAATGGGACACATTAATCTGGTGGCAAGCACGGAAGAAGAGGTAGTAGAGAAACTTAACCAGCTTTACGATATGATCTACGAACCCATCAAGTGTTGAGGCGTTGGTAGATCTCCGAAAGCTCCAAAAGCCAAAGGCTTAACTCCGCGGGAGGTAATTGATCCATCCTCCACTCCCAATTACCTTTGGCAGTTCCTGGTGTGTTCATCCTTGATTCTTTGCCAAGGTTCAAAAGGTCCTGCATTGGAATCACACAGTACTTAGCTACAGACATATAGGCCAACCTTATTAGCTCTTTCGAAACATTTTCTCTGTCCAAGCTTTTTCCCAAATACTTTTCAAGCCTTTCCCTGTGTGCAGGATTTAGTTCTTCCACAAACCAGTCCTTTAGGGGCATGTTGTCGTGGGTGGTTGTATAAACTGCGCAGTTTTGATTGTGATTATGGGGTAGATGGGTGCTGTTTGGCTCAAAAAAGGCAAAGGCTAAAACCCTTGTGGATACAAAGCCAAAGCGATCTCTGAGCTCCTCCACCTCTCGGTCTATGGTTCCCAGGTCCTCCGCTATGAAAGGAAATTCCGGAAAACGATCCTTCAACAGGCTAAAGAACTCCTCCGGATATGCCCTTTCCCACCAGCCTTCTTTGGCGTTTTGCCTTCCTTTGGGAACCACATAATAGGATACAAATCCTCTAAAATGGTCTATGCGTAAAAGATCATAGAGTTTTAAGGAGTGTTCTATCCTCTTGACCAACCACTCAAAGTTTTCCTCCCTCAGTGCCTGCCAATTATAGACGGGATTTCCCCAGAGCTGACCCTCTGGGCTAAAGTAATCCGGAGGAACGCCCGCGCACACATCAAGCCTAAAAAGCCTTTGATTTTTCCACACGTCTGCACTGTCAAAGGCAGGATAAATGGGAATGTCCCCTATGATCCTTACACCCTTTTCATTGGCATAGCTTTTTAACCTGAACCACTGCCTGTAAAAGACATACTGCCTGAACTTCTCCCTCTTCACATCCAAAGGGTCTGGCTTTAGCTCAGTCCAACGGTCCCAAGAACTTCGGTTTTTCTTCTTCAGGGCAGAAAAGACGGCGTAGTCCTCCAGCCAATGGACATTTTCCTCCTCAAACTGCCAGAAGTCCCTATCCTCCGAAAAGTTCCTAAAGGCTTCCTCAAGGATCAGGTCTTTTACAAAGTAAGCTTTTGAGTAATCAACCCTTTGGGTGGGTTTTTCTTTTACCTTATCTAAGGTCTCTTTGGAAATAAGCCCTTCTTCCTCTAAGATCTCCGGGCTCACAAACAGGGGATTTCCCGCAAATAGGGATGTAGAAAAGTATGGGGAATTTCCGAACTCTTCAAAGGTAGGGTTCAAGGGTAGCACCTGCCAGAGCCCTTGCCCGCTGTTAGACAAAAAATCCACAAAAAGATAGGCAGACCGCCCAAGGTCTCCTACGCAAAAGGGAGAAGGTAGAGAACTTATGTGCAAAAGAACACCTGCCCATCTGTGCATAGTTAAAGCTTAAACTATAGACTTACAAACATCAAGCTTAGATTTTAGTCTTATAACTCTTGTGTGTAAATGGGTTTATATTTTTAGAACAACCTCCGCCAAAAGTTAGCATCTTCCTCCAGAATGTAATATACTATGCCTTTGTGCCCACCCACAGAGAAAAGATAGAGAGAGCAATTAGAGAAGCCTTAGCATCATCTCAAGAAGGATTGAGATACTCCGAGCTGGTGAGGTATATCAAAGAAAAACACCCGGAGATAAAGGAAAACACTATTCATGGTGCCCTTCACAATCTAAGGGAAAAAATTAGAAGGGGAGACATAAAAAATATAGCTATACCCGAGAGGGGATTGTTCCGTTTGGTGAGGGAAGAGGCACCTCCAAAGCCAGTGGAGGAAATAAGAGAGCAGGACCTGTACCAGCCCTTTGCTCAATATTTGACCGACGAGTTGGAAGAGTGTTCCAAGGCAGTACCCTTAGGTGGAAAAGTCTTTGAGGACAAGTGGGGAACTCCAGATGTTTTTGGGATATATAGATTTCCCGATTATGAACCCATAAAGTTGCCCGTTCCAGAAATCGTCAGTGCAGAGATAAAGCTTGATCCCAATCAGTTGGTGGTTGCCTTTGGTCAGGCGTGTGCCTACAAACTATTCAGCCATAAGGTTTATTTGGTAGTGCCCAAAGGTTCTGAGGAGATCGGAAGGCTTGAGTCTTTGTGTTTAAGGTTTGGGTTAGGGCTTATACTCTTTGAAATTGAGGGAAAGGAGCCCAGATTTTACATAAGGACAAGGGCCGTAAAGAGCGAGCCCGATTATATGTACCTCAACGAATACTTAAACAAACTCAAACAAAGACGACCGAATATTTTTAAGGAGTTGTTTGGTTGAGGGGCACCAAAGGAGCGGTGCCCACTTTTCCAGTACTGATCACTTACTTCTCTGCGTAGGTTTCCTTTACTTCCTTTGCTTTCTTTGCCATTTCTGGGTCGTATGCTTTCCCTTGCCAAAGAACCTGATAGACAACCTCAAAGGTGCTCTCCGCCAACTCGGTTAATTCCTTAAAGAGCTGGTTGAACCTTTCGCTTCTGTGGGATTCCTCGTGGTCCTCAAGGCTTCTCCAGAAGGTTATTATGAGGACTTCCCTCTCCTTTAGAGGATGTTCGGTGACTTGTCCAGCAGTGGAGCCCTCGAGGGAAACACCACCTGTATTAAGGGCAACAAAGCCTCCGTAAAAGCCCGTGTCTGAGTGGTACGTCTTAACATGCTCGCAGAGGTAAGCAACCTTTTCAGCTACATCGTCAAGGGTTACACCCTCCTTGAGCACTACATAATTTATGTTCATAATGGCATCCTCTGGAATATCTACGATCCTATTTGCTCCAAACATAGCACACCTCCTAAGGGGATTTAATATAAGAATATAAGTATATTCTAAATATCTTAATTTGCAAGGGTGTTGTGTCTCTTCAGAGGTTGAGGGTGCAGTTTCACGAGTTATAATTAAACTTGGCTTGGAGAAAAGGCTTTCTGCATATGGCTTGAGAAAAAGTTTCAAGGGTAGGGAAGTTCTAAAGGGTATAGACCTTTACATTGAGAGGGGTGAGGTGGTAGGGCTACTGGGTCCCAATGGGGCGGGTAAAACCACCCTCTTTAACTGTTTGGTGGGCTTTCTTTCGGTGGATGATGGAACCATAGAGTTGGAAGGAAAGGACATCACCCATCTGCCTACCCACAAAAGGGCTAAGGAGGGCATATCCTTTTTGCCACAGGAACACACCCTCTTTGAGGATCTAACCGTTATAGAAAACCTTCTGATCTTTTTGGAGTTTTTTGAAGAGAGCAAGGAGAGCGCCTTGGCAAGGGCGGAGGAATTGCTTTCGGACTTTGGGCTTTATGAACTGAGAAACCAAAAGGCAGGAAATCTTTCCGGCGGTCAAAAGAGAAGGTTAGAGATCGCAAGGGCGCTGATCCCAAAGCCTAAGTATCTATTCTTTGACGAGCCCTTTGCGGGCATAGACCCTATAATGGTGGCAGACATAAAGGAGTTAATTCTAAACCTAAAGGCTCAAGATATAGGTGTTTTGATTACCGACCACAACGTAAGGGAAACCATAAGGCTAGTGGATAGGGTTTACATAATCTCAGAGGGCACGGTGATAGCCCAGGGTCCGCCAAAGGATGTTATTTTGAACCAGAGGGTCAGGGAAGTTTATTTGGGTAAGGATTTCCATCTGTAATCTCTTTAAAAAGCTCTCTGACTGCACTTTTCCAGTCCTTCTTTCCCTCCTCCACCAAGTCCAGCACTTCCTCCATCTTGGCGGTGTATTGGTAATCCACCAGCTTTGGAAAGTTCTCCATAAGATAGTCAAGCACCAAAAAGGAGGTCTCTGTGGGCTTTAGGTAGCCCTTTTCCACCACCACGTAGCCTCTCTCTTTTAGGGTTTTTATGATCGTCGCATAGGTAGAGGGTCTTCCAATGCCTAAGCTCTCAAGTTTTTTTACTAAGGAGCCTTCCGTGTATCTTTTTGGTGGCTCTGTTTGCCTTTCTTCCAAGATGATCTTTTGTGGCTTGAGAATCTGACCTTTTTCAAGCTTGGGCAGTTTCTCCTCCATAAAGTCATAATCTTCAAACCTTGTCCATCCATCAAAGACTAAGGTCCTTCCCTTTGCGATAAACTCAAAGGGAATACCTTGCGTCAAAGGAGTTAGCATTACCTTGGTGTTCTTCAGGACTGCAGGAGTAGAAAGACTTGCCAAAGTTCTGCCTACGATCAGTTCAAAGAGCTCAAGGCTATCCCCCGGTGGCGGTTTTTTGACTAAGCTGGTGGGCCTTATGCATTCGTGGGCAGACTGCACATGGGCTTTTTCTCTGAACTTTCTTAACCTTCCCACGTACTCCACACCGTAGTTTTTTTCTATCCACTGGAGGAACTCTGTAGCCTTTTCAGGACTCATCCGGTGGGCGTCCGTTCTTGGGTAGGTAATGTAGCCTTCTTCGTAGAGCAGTTGGGCAAGCCTTGTGGTTTTTTCCACGCTAAAGTCGAGCCTTTCGTTGGCGGTCTTTTGTAGCTCGGGTGTGTTAAAGGGCTTGGGCGGTGGCACCATCTCCTCCCACTCTTGAACTTCCTTGACTTCAAAGAAGACATCTTTTAGCTTTTCCAAGTAGGGCTTGGCGTTATCTGGCTTTTCAAACCTCACGCCCAAGTAGGCAGAAAATCCTTCAAAGAGCGCTCTGATGTAGTAAAACTTCTTCTTCTTAAAGGACTGGATTTCCCTCTCCCTTTCCACTATGAGCCTTAGGGCAGGAGATTGAACTCTTCCTACAGAGAGCCCTCTTGTTTTTAAGCTTTTCTGAAGTTCTGGCGAAAGAAGATAGCCTATGAGCCGGTCAAGGACCCTTCTGGCAAACTGGGCTTTAACCAAGTTCATGTTGATGTTTGTCTGCTCCTTTATGGCCTTTTGGAGGGCAGGCTTGGTGATCTCGTAAAAGTACACACGCCTTATTGGGATGTTTACAACCCTTTTTAACTCTTCCCAAAGAAAGTAGGATATTGCTTCTCCTTCTCTGTCTGGGTCCGTTCCCAAAAGCACAAGTTGGGCTTTAAGGCTACTTTTCTTTATCTCATCAAACAATTTCTTTTTTCCCTTCCTCCACAAAAAGGTAGGATTTAGCGTTTCTAAGTCTACACCCAATCGGTCCTCGGGTAGATCCTTAATGTGCCCACCGGTTGCCTTAACCAAATAGTCCTTTCCCAAATACTTACTTATGGTCTTTGCCTTTGTGAAAGATTCCACCAAGAACAGAATCATCTTTTTTGGACCCACTCCTCAAAGCTGAGGTTTTCTTTTATAGCCCTTAACATCTCTTCCTCCAAGGGTGTAAGGTCTTTGGGAATGAGGTCTGGCCTCTTTTCCAAGGTTCTTTTTATAGAGTGCCACAGTTCCCAAAGCTCAATCATTTTATGGTTGCCTGAAAGCAAAACTTCGGGCACTTTCATGCCCCTGAACTCCGCCGGTCTGGTGTATACGGGAGAGCCCAGCCACCTTCTGAAGGAGTCCCTCTCTATGCTCTGTGGGTCGCTGAGAACACCCGGCAAAAGCCTTGCAATGCCTTCCAAGAGCACTAAGCCAAAGAGCTCACCACCGGAGAGCACAAAGTCTCCTAAAGAAAGCTCCTCGTCCGCCAAAGTGCTTACCCTCTCGTCTATGCCCTCATATCTTCCACATATTACAAGCAAGCTGTCAAGCTTTGAAAGCCTGTCCAAGTCCCTCTGGTCTATCACCTTTCCCCAAGGTTGTGGGATTATAACGTAAGGCTTTCCGTACTTGCTCACAAGGTCTTCGTAAGCTAAAAAGATGGGTTCGGGCTTTAGAACCATGCCCGGATGCCCTCCGTAGGCATAGTCATCCACCTTCCCCTTTTCCGCATAGTCCCTTAGGTTTATGACTACCACCTCTAAGGCACCCTTTTTTATGGCTTGGGATACAATCCCATGCTCACAAAAGCATTTCACAAGGTCTGGAAATATGGTAAGGAAGAAAAACTTCATCTTTTTAGAAATTCATCCACCAACGCCTTTGCCCTTTCCTGGTTAAACCTATAGTATATATCAATGGTGGTTTTCACGTTAGCGTGTCCCGCAAACTCCTTTACTAATTCTGCAGGAAAGCCCTGGTTTATAAGGTTTGTTATGTAGGTATGCCTAAAGCTATGGAGTGAAAAGTCTATGCCAAGTCTTTTTGAAAGTCTGTTGGTATATACCTGCAAAGAACCTGCTTTGACCCTCAGGTTTGCGTCATAGTCTTCCAACCACCGGGAGAGCTCTTGAGTAAAACGGAAGGTTTCCTCCTTGGTGGGACCTATCAGTGGAGCAATCCTTTCCTTTTTCCTCTTAGTAATCTCTGCGGGTAGATGTAGCCAGTATATACCGCTTTTATCCAAGAAGAAGTGATCCGAGCTTAGATTTTTGTACTCCGACAGCCTTACACCGCTGTATAAAAAGAGTTTGTATACGTTTTCATACTTTGAACCTTTTACCTTTTGGAATATCTTCTCAAGCTCAGACTTACTAAGTGCCTTAGGCTTTCTGTGTATAACTTTTAACCCATAGTCCTCCTTTATATCCTCTATGGTTTCTTCAATTTCTGAGTATTTTTCCTTTTCTATGTAGCCTCTGCGGGCAAGGAACCTATAGAAGTGCCTGAGGGCGGAAAAATGGGTAAGCAAAGAGGCAGGAGAAAGTTCTGAACTATCCGCATACTGGTAAAGGTCTGCAGAAGAGACCTCAACGAGTTTATGACTTGGCAGTTGGAGTTTTCTTAAAAAAGAGTTGATGGCGTTTAAGTAGGTTATGGTGGTCCTTTCGCTCTTTGTCTTCTCTAAGTGCCTCCTCCAAAGTTCCAAGAGCTCCACAGAATAAATTATAAATGGGCGATGGAGGAGTCGAACCTCCGACCTCCATCGTGTGAGGATGGCGCTCTACCACTGAGC encodes the following:
- a CDS encoding 5-(carboxyamino)imidazole ribonucleotide synthase gives rise to the protein MRVGILGGGQLGWMTILEGRKLGFEFFVADDMPHSPARKVADLCFDYSEIDEFVKLCDVITYEFEHIPEEILEKTAPLTFPSVEILKLKKSKVEEKLFLKKRGYPVPTFTVAFKEDLEQKVGLLNLPVVVKAEALGYDGKGQYLIKSLQDLQKVKANHGEKERFLVEEFVDFDFELSIIGVRSLRGEVRLYPPTINYHREGILFYNHTTSMVFPEGEEIVRSLMEELNLVGVLCVEFFYTKKGKLLINEMAPRVHNTGHHTLDSAYTSQFENLLRAITGLPLGSTKLKSHAGMLNLLGVSYEEIDWKKVLSVEGTKLYWYGKEKKHRRKMGHINLVASTEEEVVEKLNQLYDMIYEPIKC
- the topA gene encoding type I DNA topoisomerase, whose protein sequence is MILFLVESFTKAKTISKYLGKDYLVKATGGHIKDLPEDRLGVDLETLNPTFLWRKGKKKLFDEIKKSSLKAQLVLLGTDPDREGEAISYFLWEELKRVVNIPIRRVYFYEITKPALQKAIKEQTNINMNLVKAQFARRVLDRLIGYLLSPELQKSLKTRGLSVGRVQSPALRLIVEREREIQSFKKKKFYYIRALFEGFSAYLGVRFEKPDNAKPYLEKLKDVFFEVKEVQEWEEMVPPPKPFNTPELQKTANERLDFSVEKTTRLAQLLYEEGYITYPRTDAHRMSPEKATEFLQWIEKNYGVEYVGRLRKFREKAHVQSAHECIRPTSLVKKPPPGDSLELFELIVGRTLASLSTPAVLKNTKVMLTPLTQGIPFEFIAKGRTLVFDGWTRFEDYDFMEEKLPKLEKGQILKPQKIILEERQTEPPKRYTEGSLVKKLESLGIGRPSTYATIIKTLKERGYVVVEKGYLKPTETSFLVLDYLMENFPKLVDYQYTAKMEEVLDLVEEGKKDWKSAVRELFKEITDGNPYPNKLP
- the malQ gene encoding 4-alpha-glucanotransferase, whose translation is MHRWAGVLLHISSLPSPFCVGDLGRSAYLFVDFLSNSGQGLWQVLPLNPTFEEFGNSPYFSTSLFAGNPLFVSPEILEEEGLISKETLDKVKEKPTQRVDYSKAYFVKDLILEEAFRNFSEDRDFWQFEEENVHWLEDYAVFSALKKKNRSSWDRWTELKPDPLDVKREKFRQYVFYRQWFRLKSYANEKGVRIIGDIPIYPAFDSADVWKNQRLFRLDVCAGVPPDYFSPEGQLWGNPVYNWQALREENFEWLVKRIEHSLKLYDLLRIDHFRGFVSYYVVPKGRQNAKEGWWERAYPEEFFSLLKDRFPEFPFIAEDLGTIDREVEELRDRFGFVSTRVLAFAFFEPNSTHLPHNHNQNCAVYTTTHDNMPLKDWFVEELNPAHRERLEKYLGKSLDRENVSKELIRLAYMSVAKYCVIPMQDLLNLGKESRMNTPGTAKGNWEWRMDQLPPAELSLWLLELSEIYQRLNT
- the lptB gene encoding LPS export ABC transporter ATP-binding protein: MEKRLSAYGLRKSFKGREVLKGIDLYIERGEVVGLLGPNGAGKTTLFNCLVGFLSVDDGTIELEGKDITHLPTHKRAKEGISFLPQEHTLFEDLTVIENLLIFLEFFEESKESALARAEELLSDFGLYELRNQKAGNLSGGQKRRLEIARALIPKPKYLFFDEPFAGIDPIMVADIKELILNLKAQDIGVLITDHNVRETIRLVDRVYIISEGTVIAQGPPKDVILNQRVREVYLGKDFHL
- the trmD gene encoding tRNA (guanosine(37)-N1)-methyltransferase TrmD; protein product: MKFFFLTIFPDLVKCFCEHGIVSQAIKKGALEVVVINLRDYAEKGKVDDYAYGGHPGMVLKPEPIFLAYEDLVSKYGKPYVIIPQPWGKVIDQRDLDRLSKLDSLLVICGRYEGIDERVSTLADEELSLGDFVLSGGELFGLVLLEGIARLLPGVLSDPQSIERDSFRRWLGSPVYTRPAEFRGMKVPEVLLSGNHKMIELWELWHSIKRTLEKRPDLIPKDLTPLEEEMLRAIKENLSFEEWVQKR
- a CDS encoding tyrosine-type recombinase/integrase, translating into MELLELWRRHLEKTKSERTTITYLNAINSFLRKLQLPSHKLVEVSSADLYQYADSSELSPASLLTHFSALRHFYRFLARRGYIEKEKYSEIEETIEDIKEDYGLKVIHRKPKALSKSELEKIFQKVKGSKYENVYKLFLYSGVRLSEYKNLSSDHFFLDKSGIYWLHLPAEITKRKKERIAPLIGPTKEETFRFTQELSRWLEDYDANLRVKAGSLQVYTNRLSKRLGIDFSLHSFRHTYITNLINQGFPAELVKEFAGHANVKTTIDIYYRFNQERAKALVDEFLKR
- a CDS encoding FAD-dependent oxidoreductase; translation: MNYYDVVVVGAGGAGLRAAIEASLDPTIRVAVVSKVYPTRSHTGAAQGGINAALGNVIPDDSPDSHAFDTIKGSDFLADQEAVFFMCENAPEIIYELDRWGVPFSRLPDGRIAQRPFGGASFPRTVFSADRTGHVILHTLFEQALARENIHFYNEYFLLDIIHDGNRVKGVALYDIKNGEVVNLRAKAVILATGGFARIYWKRSTNAIGNTGDGVAAALRAGLSLKDMEFIQFHPTGLAKTGILLSEACRGEGGYLLNALGERFMQRYAPEKMELAPRDMVSRAIEYEIREGRGVGEGTSAYVYLDLRHLGEEKIKERLPQVRQLAIDFEGVDPVKDLVPIRPTAHYCMGGIHVVNYRTSGTELEGLYAVGECACVSVHGANRLGGNSLTEILVFGKFCGIAAREYAKQVDWLPLTEGEERRAQEFIEGLMKREGTEKLAEVRKRMGDITWEKVGIFRDEKSLKSAYEELGELLERWERIPVVDKSKVFNTNLVELLELRNMLELARVVAFSALHRKESRGGHMREDYPNRDDKNFLKHTLVRKVGDRLELEYIPVNIVKYEPAQRSY